Proteins encoded within one genomic window of Dehalococcoidia bacterium:
- the secY gene encoding preprotein translocase subunit SecY, translated as MALAASRQQQANRPRLLQAVFDAMQQPDIRRKLLFTFALLVVFRFIAHVPIPNVDPRALEDAFEGNNLLNLFNLFSGGALRQLSIASLGVYPYITASIIMTLVTPMIPSLQSMRQEGEQGRNRIELYQHWMTVPLAFVQGYAQLVILETQVSGTGALRFSPSFTGDDALPTLTALFAMTAGTLFLVWLGELITENGIGNGISVIIFGGIVAGMPGLLNQLFNSTIGMFGIALLAALSVVLVAAIVFMQEATRKIPVQYAKSVFRAGKMYRQSGQSHIPLRVNSAGMIPLIFAFSIVILPVTIAQFMLDSSTTPWIRDTASFFVRVLGPGTGTGGAGASPGFYILVFVLVVLFSFFYTLVVFQQQNLAENLQKNGGFVPGIRPGRPTGEYIMRVLVRITWAGALFLGLVAILPYLVTNWFDITSLTISSTGMLIVVGVVLDTMKQLEAQLLMRNYEGFIR; from the coding sequence ACGACTCCTGCAGGCTGTGTTCGATGCGATGCAGCAGCCGGACATCCGGCGCAAGCTGCTCTTCACGTTCGCGCTGCTTGTCGTGTTCCGGTTCATTGCGCACGTCCCGATCCCGAACGTCGATCCGCGGGCACTCGAGGATGCGTTCGAGGGCAACAACCTGCTGAACCTGTTCAACCTGTTCAGCGGCGGCGCGTTACGTCAGCTCAGCATCGCCTCGCTCGGCGTGTACCCGTACATCACGGCGTCGATCATCATGACGCTCGTCACGCCGATGATCCCTTCGCTGCAATCAATGCGGCAGGAAGGTGAACAGGGCCGTAACCGCATCGAGCTGTACCAGCACTGGATGACGGTGCCGCTGGCGTTCGTCCAGGGCTACGCACAGCTCGTGATCCTGGAGACGCAGGTGTCGGGCACGGGCGCGCTGCGTTTCAGCCCCAGCTTCACCGGCGACGACGCACTGCCGACGCTCACCGCGCTCTTCGCGATGACCGCCGGCACGTTGTTCCTGGTCTGGCTCGGCGAACTGATCACCGAGAACGGCATCGGGAACGGCATTTCGGTGATCATCTTCGGCGGTATCGTCGCGGGCATGCCCGGACTGCTGAACCAGTTGTTCAATTCGACGATCGGCATGTTCGGCATCGCCCTCCTGGCTGCGCTGTCCGTCGTCCTGGTCGCCGCGATCGTCTTCATGCAGGAGGCGACGCGCAAGATTCCCGTGCAGTATGCGAAGAGCGTTTTTCGAGCGGGCAAGATGTACCGGCAGTCCGGACAGAGCCACATACCACTGCGCGTGAACTCGGCGGGCATGATCCCGCTGATCTTCGCGTTCTCCATCGTCATCCTGCCGGTGACGATCGCGCAGTTCATGCTCGACTCATCCACCACACCGTGGATCCGGGACACCGCGAGCTTCTTCGTGCGCGTGCTGGGGCCGGGCACGGGGACGGGGGGCGCAGGCGCGAGCCCCGGATTCTACATCCTGGTGTTCGTGCTGGTGGTGTTGTTCAGCTTCTTCTACACACTTGTCGTGTTCCAGCAGCAGAACCTGGCGGAGAACTTGCAGAAGAACGGCGGCTTCGTGCCAGGTATCCGGCCGGGGCGCCCGACGGGCGAGTACATCATGCGCGTGCTGGTGCGTATCACGTGGGCCGGTGCGCTGTTCCTGGGCCTCGTCGCGATCTTGCCGTATCTGGTGACAAACTGGTTCGACATAACGTCACTCACGATCAGCAGCACCGGCATGCTGATCGTCGTCGGCGTCGTGCTGGATACGATGAAACAGCTGGAAGCGCAGCTCCTGATGCGCAACTACGAAGGGTTCATTCGCTAG
- a CDS encoding adenylate kinase, protein MYVIFFGPPGVGKGTQAAIVAAQAGWAHISTGDMLRRHVDEGTDLGKQAKSYMDGGQLVPDALVIDMFIDRLAGLRPDQGFVLDGFPRTIAQARALDQALQSRGKAIDMALNITGPDDVLVERLLNRAKESGRTDDTPEAIRTRLEVQKPPAELLDHYRQQGKLTEIDGIPQIETVTASILKVLDMERGAQASA, encoded by the coding sequence GTGTACGTGATCTTCTTCGGCCCTCCGGGTGTCGGCAAAGGCACGCAGGCGGCGATCGTCGCCGCACAGGCGGGCTGGGCGCACATTTCGACGGGCGACATGCTGCGCCGCCACGTCGACGAGGGCACGGACTTGGGCAAGCAGGCCAAGTCGTATATGGACGGCGGCCAGCTCGTCCCCGACGCGCTCGTCATCGATATGTTCATCGATCGTCTCGCGGGGCTCCGGCCCGATCAGGGCTTCGTGCTCGATGGATTTCCACGGACGATCGCACAAGCACGCGCACTCGATCAGGCGCTGCAGTCCCGCGGCAAGGCGATCGACATGGCGCTCAACATCACCGGCCCGGACGACGTGCTCGTCGAGCGCCTGCTCAATCGCGCTAAGGAATCCGGCCGTACCGACGACACACCCGAAGCGATCCGGACGCGCCTCGAAGTGCAGAAGCCGCCTGCCGAGTTGCTCGATCACTACCGGCAGCAAGGCAAGCTCACGGAGATCGATGGCATACCCCAGATCGAAACCGTAACCGCATCCATCCTCAAGGTGCTCGACATGGAGCGCGGTGCGCAGGCCTCGGC